The following are encoded together in the Bradyrhizobium sp. CCGUVB1N3 genome:
- a CDS encoding DUF1993 family protein, with protein sequence MSFYDAVVPAYLQMLNSLSGLLNKAEAHCAARKIEPGVLIGSRLFPDMLPFGKQIQLVSDFAAKGCARLTHTEVPSMPDTETTFAELKQRLAKTIDFVKSFKPEQFDGADAKDVTFPAGPDRSVTLKGQQFFSSVSLPNFYFHAATAHGILRHNGVEIGKRDFLGMN encoded by the coding sequence ATGTCCTTTTACGACGCCGTCGTCCCTGCCTATTTGCAGATGCTGAATAGTCTCTCCGGTCTGCTCAACAAGGCGGAAGCCCATTGCGCGGCCAGGAAGATCGAGCCCGGCGTGCTGATCGGATCTCGGCTTTTCCCGGACATGCTGCCATTCGGCAAGCAGATCCAGCTCGTCAGCGACTTCGCGGCCAAGGGCTGTGCGCGGCTCACGCATACCGAGGTGCCGTCGATGCCGGACACCGAGACGACGTTCGCGGAATTGAAGCAGCGGCTGGCAAAGACCATCGACTTCGTGAAATCGTTCAAGCCCGAGCAGTTCGACGGCGCCGATGCCAAGGACGTCACATTCCCGGCCGGCCCCGACCGGTCCGTTACATTGAAGGGGCAGCAATTCTTCAGCTCGGTCTCGCTGCCGAACTTCTATTTCCATGCCGCCACCGCGCACGGCATCCTGCGCCATAACGGCGTCGAGATCGGCAAGCGCGATTTCCTCGGCATGAACTGA
- a CDS encoding alkene reductase yields the protein MSRPTKLFEPYKLGPISLANRFVMAPLTRNRAAPGTFVPSPLAADYYGQRASAGLLVTEASQISQQGQGYQDTPGIYSKDQVAGWRKVTDRVHERGGRIFIQLWHVGRISHTALQANGGAPVAPSAIRAKGKTFVNGTFADVSEPRTLELAEIPGIIDDFKRATKNALEAGFDGVEIHGANGYLLDQFAKDGANKRTDTYGGSIENRAKLMLEVSKAVAAEAGADRTGIRISPVTPANDISDSNPQALFDHIVDGLNALKLVYLHVVEGATGGPRDFAPFDYADLRKRFSGAYIANNGYDFELATKVLDAGAADLIAFGKPFISNPDLVERLKKGATLNEWDKNTFYGGGAKGYTDYPTLEAADAAE from the coding sequence ATGAGCCGTCCGACCAAATTGTTTGAGCCCTATAAGCTTGGCCCGATCTCGCTGGCCAATCGCTTCGTGATGGCGCCTCTGACGCGCAATCGCGCCGCGCCCGGGACTTTCGTGCCGAGCCCGCTTGCGGCCGACTATTACGGGCAGCGCGCCTCCGCCGGGCTGCTGGTCACCGAGGCAAGCCAGATCTCCCAGCAGGGCCAGGGCTATCAGGATACGCCCGGCATCTATTCCAAAGACCAGGTCGCCGGCTGGCGCAAGGTCACCGATCGCGTGCATGAGCGCGGCGGGCGCATCTTCATCCAGCTCTGGCATGTCGGACGCATCTCGCACACCGCGCTTCAGGCCAATGGCGGCGCGCCGGTCGCTCCTAGCGCGATCCGCGCCAAGGGCAAGACCTTCGTCAATGGCACCTTCGCCGACGTCTCCGAGCCGCGCACGCTCGAGCTCGCCGAAATTCCAGGGATCATCGACGATTTCAAGCGCGCCACGAAGAATGCGCTGGAAGCGGGTTTCGACGGCGTCGAGATCCATGGCGCCAACGGCTATCTGCTCGACCAGTTCGCGAAAGACGGCGCCAATAAGCGCACCGACACCTACGGCGGCTCGATCGAGAACCGGGCCAAGCTGATGCTGGAAGTCTCGAAGGCGGTCGCTGCCGAGGCCGGCGCCGATCGCACCGGCATCCGCATCTCGCCGGTTACGCCGGCGAACGACATCTCCGATTCCAATCCGCAAGCGCTGTTCGACCACATCGTCGACGGGCTCAATGCCTTGAAGCTCGTCTATCTGCACGTCGTGGAAGGCGCGACCGGTGGCCCGCGCGATTTTGCGCCGTTCGACTATGCGGACCTGCGCAAGCGCTTCTCCGGCGCCTATATCGCCAACAACGGCTACGATTTCGAGCTGGCGACGAAGGTGCTCGATGCCGGCGCTGCCGACCTCATCGCGTTCGGCAAGCCGTTCATCTCCAACCCCGACCTGGTCGAGCGGTTGAAGAAGGGCGCGACGCTCAACGAATGGGACAAGAACACCTTCTACGGCGGCGGCGCCAAGGGCTATACGGACTATCCGACGTTGGAAGCGGCCGACGCGGCGGAGTAG
- a CDS encoding alpha-hydroxy acid oxidase has product MRMLLNADDYRSRARSFLPRGLFEYIDRGTEDGVALRRLRASLDEITLTPSVLTGHDRRRFDTTLLGQQLTAPLVVAPTALAGLVAHDGETKLARAASRVGIPVCISTQSVTTVETIRRGAPDATLWFQLYVWRDRALTAKLLERARACGCETLVVTADTPVAPNREYNKRNGFGIPFVPGLRSTIDIALHPRWLVSVLARYLLGEGMPTYGHYPDEFRTAITRPSIAEAVRLDHRLNWDDVRWLREIWPGKLIIKGVLAVKDAETAAGLGCEAIVVSAHGGRNLDCLPAPAECIQAIADAVKGRLTVLADSGIRRGTDVLKYLALGAEAVLLGRLPLWGLAAGGEEGAEAVLRMIVGEMDTAMAFLGAERVAELRSPSFRGDAPHRTRNPEAVERDSGFAHARPGMTV; this is encoded by the coding sequence ATGCGGATGCTGCTGAATGCCGACGACTACCGCAGCCGTGCGCGAAGTTTCCTGCCGCGCGGCCTGTTCGAGTATATCGACCGCGGCACGGAGGATGGGGTTGCGCTGAGGCGCTTGCGCGCCTCGCTCGACGAGATCACCCTGACGCCGTCGGTGCTGACCGGGCACGACAGGCGAAGGTTCGACACGACGCTCCTGGGGCAGCAGCTCACGGCGCCTCTCGTGGTGGCGCCGACGGCGCTTGCAGGCCTGGTCGCGCATGACGGCGAGACGAAGCTTGCGCGCGCGGCGTCCCGCGTCGGCATTCCCGTCTGCATCTCGACGCAATCAGTGACGACGGTCGAAACCATCCGGCGCGGCGCGCCCGATGCGACGCTGTGGTTTCAGCTCTATGTCTGGCGCGACCGGGCACTGACGGCAAAGCTTCTGGAGCGCGCCCGCGCCTGTGGCTGCGAGACCCTGGTCGTCACGGCCGATACGCCGGTCGCGCCCAACCGCGAATACAACAAGCGCAACGGCTTCGGCATTCCGTTCGTCCCCGGCCTGCGCAGCACGATCGACATCGCACTGCATCCGCGCTGGCTCGTCAGTGTTCTCGCGCGCTATCTCCTGGGCGAAGGCATGCCAACCTACGGCCACTATCCGGACGAGTTCCGCACGGCGATCACCCGGCCGAGCATCGCGGAGGCCGTGCGGCTCGACCATCGCCTCAACTGGGACGATGTGCGCTGGCTGCGCGAGATCTGGCCGGGCAAGCTGATCATCAAGGGCGTCTTGGCCGTCAAGGATGCGGAGACCGCGGCTGGGCTCGGCTGTGAGGCAATCGTGGTTTCCGCCCATGGCGGACGCAATCTCGATTGCCTGCCTGCACCGGCAGAATGCATTCAGGCCATCGCGGATGCCGTGAAGGGACGGCTGACGGTGCTCGCCGACAGCGGCATCCGTCGCGGCACGGACGTGCTGAAATATCTCGCGCTCGGCGCCGAGGCGGTCCTGCTCGGTCGCCTACCGCTCTGGGGCCTTGCCGCCGGCGGCGAGGAGGGCGCGGAAGCGGTCTTGCGCATGATCGTCGGCGAGATGGATACGGCGATGGCGTTTCTGGGCGCGGAGCGCGTGGCGGAGTTGCGCTCCCCGTCATTCCGGGGCGATGCGCCGCATCGAACCCGGAATCCAGAGGCTGTGGAGCGAGATTCCGGGTTCGCGCACGCGCGCCCCGGAATGACAGTCTGA
- a CDS encoding IclR family transcriptional regulator, with the protein MARSGQGGSRKAVKAKSLDKASPDKTRAEKRVEKSAELARSSLFVGSTEKAFQVLHTFDGPQRFMTLADIARAANLDRSATQRLVYTLETLGYLKRIEGTRNYGLTSKVLQFSHSYLKANELIDKASPYLLDMSRNLGETCNLHELDGHEVVFVARFPGRHLIHIDFVIGSRLPAYFTASGIAILSALPEEVRQDLLMRTQLEPLTPYTITDPDKLLEQVRVAATRGYSIQINQSVMGDISVAAPIIDEHGRAVAAVNISVPTTRWTKERAEAELVQHVHVAATSISKSKFNRYAA; encoded by the coding sequence ATGGCGCGTAGCGGCCAGGGCGGATCAAGGAAGGCTGTCAAAGCCAAGAGCCTGGACAAAGCGAGCCCGGATAAAACTCGTGCAGAAAAGCGCGTCGAGAAAAGCGCCGAGCTGGCGCGTTCGTCGCTGTTCGTCGGCTCGACCGAGAAAGCCTTTCAGGTCCTGCACACCTTTGACGGACCGCAGCGCTTCATGACGCTCGCCGATATCGCGCGCGCGGCCAATCTCGACCGTAGCGCCACCCAGCGCCTGGTCTACACGCTGGAGACGCTCGGCTATCTCAAGCGCATCGAAGGCACGCGCAATTACGGGCTGACCTCGAAGGTGCTCCAGTTCTCGCACAGCTATCTCAAGGCCAACGAGCTCATCGACAAGGCCTCGCCCTATCTCCTCGACATGAGCCGCAATCTCGGCGAGACCTGCAACCTGCACGAGCTCGACGGCCACGAAGTCGTGTTCGTGGCACGCTTTCCCGGCCGGCACCTCATCCATATCGATTTCGTGATCGGAAGCCGATTGCCGGCCTATTTCACGGCTTCCGGCATAGCCATTCTGTCGGCTCTTCCTGAGGAGGTGCGGCAGGATCTGTTGATGCGTACGCAGCTCGAGCCGCTTACGCCGTATACGATTACGGATCCGGACAAGCTTCTCGAGCAGGTGCGCGTCGCGGCCACGCGCGGCTATTCGATCCAGATCAACCAGAGCGTCATGGGTGACATTTCCGTCGCGGCGCCGATCATCGACGAGCACGGCCGGGCGGTCGCCGCGGTCAACATCTCCGTGCCGACCACGCGCTGGACCAAGGAGCGCGCCGAGGCCGAGCTGGTGCAGCACGTCCATGTCGCCGCGACCTCGATCTCGAAGTCGAAATTCAACCGCTACGCCGCCTGA
- the dapA gene encoding 4-hydroxy-tetrahydrodipicolinate synthase, translated as MLTANRLRGLFPAIPTPVKADDTIDAQAVSALFAWLLKQGIDGVVPLGGTGEYGALSRAERIRMAGLSVKAMAGRGPVIAGVLDTGFHDALQAGKEFAAEGVDGLLVLTPYYTNPTQAGVRDYFLRYADASPVPVLIYEIPYRTRIAIEPKVLHELSKHPNIIGMKACNLDMYHFLQVVAGVDDSFAVLSGEDSLFPLHLAAGATGGIVVTACLLPRAWRQIYETAIAGRTAEALSLHRRLIPFMNMAFAETNPGPMKAVMDMVGVDAPRMLAPLVQPAPALVSAFRAEFKKQLALTENVG; from the coding sequence ATGCTCACTGCAAATCGTCTTCGCGGCCTGTTTCCCGCCATTCCTACCCCGGTGAAGGCCGACGACACGATCGACGCTCAGGCGGTCTCGGCGCTGTTTGCCTGGCTGCTCAAGCAGGGCATCGACGGCGTGGTGCCGCTCGGCGGCACCGGCGAATATGGCGCGCTGTCACGCGCCGAGCGCATCCGGATGGCGGGCCTGTCGGTGAAGGCCATGGCGGGCAGGGGGCCCGTGATCGCCGGCGTGCTCGACACCGGCTTCCACGACGCGCTTCAAGCGGGCAAGGAATTCGCCGCCGAGGGCGTGGACGGCCTGTTGGTTCTTACGCCATATTACACCAATCCGACTCAGGCCGGCGTTCGCGACTACTTCCTGCGCTATGCCGATGCCTCGCCGGTGCCCGTCCTGATCTACGAGATTCCCTACCGCACCCGGATCGCGATCGAGCCCAAGGTTTTGCATGAGCTCTCGAAGCATCCCAACATCATCGGCATGAAGGCCTGCAATCTCGACATGTATCATTTCCTTCAGGTCGTGGCCGGCGTCGACGACAGCTTTGCAGTGCTCAGCGGCGAGGACAGCCTGTTCCCGCTGCATCTCGCGGCCGGCGCGACCGGCGGCATCGTCGTCACTGCCTGTCTGTTGCCGCGCGCCTGGCGACAGATTTACGAGACGGCGATTGCTGGTCGGACGGCAGAGGCACTGAGCCTGCACCGCCGTCTGATCCCGTTCATGAACATGGCGTTTGCCGAGACCAATCCGGGGCCGATGAAGGCGGTGATGGACATGGTCGGTGTCGACGCGCCGCGGATGCTGGCGCCACTGGTGCAGCCCGCGCCCGCGCTGGTCTCGGCATTCCGGGCCGAGTTCAAGAAGCAGTTGGCGCTCACTGAAAACGTTGGGTGA
- a CDS encoding ABC transporter permease subunit: MALAKAPAIEPGQLRTTTRSRARSQAWTWAAMGGPLVLLLVFFLVYPVGQLLLLSIHNDSGFTLAPYRQLFASSVYVDVLLITLKISLATTLVCVVTGYPIAYLISVVGKERKATLLFWVLLSFWTSFLVRAFAWIVLLGRNGVINKLLLSLGIISSPASLLYNFGSVLVGMVNALLPLAVLTMLSVMENIDRNLPRAAATLGARPGMAFWKIYFPLSLPGVAAAGIMVFVTAIGFFIVPALLGGRRETMITQLIIDQVQQTLNWGFAGAISVLLLIVVLIVFAAYDRLLGLSTMTGAAAPRSAAPSRLAGPIQRIGDTVLTLLGVISDRIILVLPRRRRDRNPDQAGLGLQAFVWTMLIIISAPTILMIPLSFGTGGLNWPPQGFTLHWYETVLHSPVWTQAFLRSLLVGLGTGGLAMLIGTPAAFLLVRSNIPGKAAWLAFILSPIVVPRMIIAVGMFYVFASMGLVGSAFGLILGHTVVAVPYVVMTMMAVLRNYDTRLDHAAQSLGARPFATLRYITFPILGAGMFSSFLFAFATSFDELTIALFATGGLNATLPKQFWDEVTLQVSPVIAAVSTCLFIFMGLLIFVAERLRRRAAAR; this comes from the coding sequence ATGGCATTGGCCAAAGCGCCTGCGATCGAGCCGGGACAACTCCGGACCACGACGCGCTCTCGCGCCCGGTCGCAGGCCTGGACCTGGGCTGCGATGGGCGGCCCGCTCGTCCTGCTGCTCGTCTTCTTCCTGGTCTACCCCGTCGGCCAGTTGCTGCTGCTCAGCATCCACAATGACAGCGGATTCACGCTTGCGCCGTACCGCCAGCTCTTCGCCTCATCCGTCTATGTCGATGTCCTCCTCATCACGCTGAAGATCTCGCTGGCGACGACACTGGTGTGCGTCGTCACCGGCTACCCGATCGCCTATCTGATTTCCGTCGTCGGCAAGGAACGGAAGGCGACGCTGCTGTTCTGGGTGCTGCTGTCGTTCTGGACCAGTTTTCTGGTGCGCGCCTTCGCCTGGATCGTGCTGCTCGGGCGCAACGGCGTCATCAACAAGCTCCTGCTGTCGCTCGGCATCATCTCGAGCCCTGCGAGCCTGCTCTACAATTTCGGCAGCGTCCTCGTCGGCATGGTGAACGCGCTGCTGCCGCTTGCCGTGCTGACCATGCTTTCGGTGATGGAGAACATCGACCGCAACCTGCCGCGCGCGGCGGCAACGCTCGGGGCACGGCCGGGCATGGCGTTCTGGAAGATCTATTTTCCGCTCTCGCTGCCCGGCGTCGCCGCGGCTGGCATCATGGTGTTCGTCACCGCGATCGGCTTCTTCATCGTGCCGGCGCTGCTCGGCGGGCGCCGCGAGACCATGATCACGCAGTTGATCATCGACCAGGTCCAGCAGACCCTGAACTGGGGATTTGCCGGCGCAATCTCCGTGCTTCTCCTGATCGTCGTGCTCATCGTCTTTGCGGCCTACGACCGGCTGCTCGGCCTGTCGACCATGACGGGAGCGGCAGCGCCGCGCAGCGCGGCGCCCTCGCGCCTCGCCGGGCCTATCCAGAGGATCGGCGACACCGTGCTGACGCTGCTCGGTGTGATCTCCGATCGCATCATTCTCGTGCTGCCGCGGCGCCGCCGCGACCGCAATCCGGATCAGGCGGGCCTCGGCTTGCAGGCCTTCGTCTGGACCATGCTCATCATCATCAGTGCGCCGACGATTTTGATGATCCCGCTGTCGTTCGGCACCGGCGGCCTCAACTGGCCGCCGCAGGGATTTACGCTGCATTGGTATGAGACCGTGCTGCATTCACCGGTATGGACCCAGGCGTTCCTGCGCTCGCTGCTGGTTGGCCTCGGGACGGGTGGGCTCGCCATGCTGATCGGAACGCCCGCGGCGTTTCTGCTGGTGAGGAGCAACATCCCCGGCAAGGCCGCCTGGCTCGCCTTCATCCTGTCGCCGATCGTCGTGCCGCGCATGATCATCGCGGTCGGCATGTTCTACGTGTTCGCGAGCATGGGCCTCGTCGGCAGCGCCTTTGGCCTCATTCTCGGACATACCGTCGTCGCGGTGCCCTACGTCGTCATGACCATGATGGCCGTGCTGCGCAACTACGACACGCGGCTCGACCATGCCGCGCAAAGCCTTGGCGCGCGCCCCTTTGCGACGCTGCGCTACATCACCTTTCCGATCCTCGGCGCGGGCATGTTCTCCTCGTTCCTGTTCGCCTTCGCGACCTCGTTCGACGAGCTCACCATCGCGCTGTTCGCGACCGGCGGCCTCAACGCCACGTTGCCAAAGCAGTTCTGGGACGAGGTGACGCTTCAGGTCTCGCCCGTGATCGCCGCCGTCTCCACCTGCCTGTTCATCTTCATGGGGCTCTTGATATTCGTCGCCGAACGCCTGCGTCGGCGCGCTGCCGCAAGGTAG
- a CDS encoding ABC transporter ATP-binding protein, with amino-acid sequence MTSSSLRVKGLTKRYGDFVALAPTSLDVAKGEFLTLLGPSGSGKTTLLSLVAGLAHPDEGQILVDDADVTHSPAYDRDIGVVFQNYALFPHMTVEDNIAFPLRMRKVADAEARRRTAEALETVRLPHVAKRYPRELSGGQQQRIALARCIVYRPAIILMDEPLGALDKKLRDQMQLEIKRIHRELRTTIIYVTHDQEEAMTMSDRICLMNAGAIEQLGTPEDLYFRPQSVFVADFLGESNLLSATVGQVDAQGLDVVLADQTAASRAVGNGASFTAGEPIKLMVRPQNLHVADAANGKLTGRLVDVMISGSMTRLYIAPEKADMPQLVAAYPTRSSAAPYEIGQRVSLGWNSADAVAIRDGGGH; translated from the coding sequence ATGACATCGTCGAGCTTGCGCGTCAAAGGACTTACCAAGCGCTATGGCGACTTCGTCGCGCTGGCGCCGACCAGTCTCGACGTCGCGAAGGGGGAATTCCTCACGCTGCTCGGCCCTTCGGGGTCGGGCAAGACGACGCTGCTCAGCCTGGTCGCGGGGCTCGCGCACCCGGACGAAGGCCAGATCCTGGTCGACGATGCCGATGTGACGCATAGCCCGGCCTATGACCGGGACATCGGCGTCGTGTTCCAGAACTACGCGCTGTTTCCTCACATGACGGTGGAGGACAACATCGCATTTCCGCTGAGGATGCGGAAGGTCGCCGACGCCGAGGCGCGCCGCCGCACAGCGGAAGCGCTGGAGACGGTTCGCCTGCCGCACGTCGCAAAACGCTATCCGCGCGAGCTCTCGGGCGGCCAGCAGCAGCGCATTGCGCTCGCGCGCTGCATCGTCTACCGGCCCGCGATCATCCTGATGGACGAGCCGCTCGGCGCGCTCGACAAGAAGCTGCGCGACCAGATGCAGCTCGAGATCAAGCGCATCCATCGCGAGCTCCGCACCACGATCATCTACGTCACCCACGACCAGGAGGAGGCGATGACCATGTCCGATCGCATCTGCCTGATGAACGCAGGCGCGATCGAGCAGCTCGGCACGCCGGAGGATCTCTACTTCCGCCCGCAATCGGTCTTCGTCGCCGACTTTCTCGGCGAGTCCAACCTGCTCAGCGCAACGGTGGGGCAGGTCGATGCGCAGGGGCTCGACGTCGTGCTGGCCGACCAGACGGCGGCCTCGCGCGCCGTCGGCAACGGCGCGAGCTTCACGGCCGGCGAGCCGATCAAGCTCATGGTCCGTCCCCAGAACCTCCATGTCGCGGACGCAGCAAACGGCAAGCTCACCGGCAGGCTGGTCGACGTGATGATCAGCGGCAGCATGACGCGGCTCTATATCGCGCCCGAAAAGGCCGACATGCCGCAGCTCGTCGCGGCCTATCCGACGCGATCGAGCGCGGCGCCTTACGAGATCGGCCAACGCGTCTCGCTCGGCTGGAATTCCGCGGATGCCGTGGCGATCCGCGACGGCGGGGGACACTGA
- a CDS encoding ABC transporter substrate-binding protein, producing the protein MSHLPKIITSRRRLLLGAGAGAVALAAPAVWSPSRAAGKRIVVRDDGGIYTKAYGAVFYRPFTEATGIEVVGVQANAEPVAQIKTMVDTKNYTWDMAKISWPAILLLTTGSKQYLEKHGLESEPVIKSIPAEFMSPYGVGTNVYTTVLAYRTDAFKGRKAPQSWADFWNVAEFPGRRAVRKHPFDTIEEALMGAGVPTAQVYPCDLDKAFASLDKIKSQVAVWWTSGAQVEQMLTSGEIDLLPTWVSRPQAAQAAGAPVEIVWNQGIWGGDNWSILAGTPNADACREFIKFASDPKRQAALMEYFPAGLTQPEAFNYVKPELAKNCPTYPDNIKAGLKIDAKFWYDNQAAVIERFNSWILA; encoded by the coding sequence ATGAGCCATCTTCCGAAGATCATCACCTCCCGCCGCCGCCTGCTTCTCGGTGCCGGCGCAGGTGCCGTCGCGCTCGCCGCGCCGGCCGTTTGGTCCCCGTCACGCGCCGCAGGAAAACGCATCGTGGTGCGTGACGACGGCGGCATCTACACCAAGGCCTATGGTGCGGTGTTCTACCGTCCGTTCACGGAAGCGACCGGCATCGAGGTGGTCGGGGTGCAGGCCAATGCCGAGCCGGTCGCGCAGATCAAGACCATGGTCGATACCAAGAACTACACCTGGGACATGGCCAAGATCAGCTGGCCCGCGATCCTGCTCTTGACCACTGGCAGCAAGCAATATCTCGAAAAGCACGGCCTCGAATCCGAGCCCGTCATCAAATCGATCCCCGCCGAATTCATGTCGCCCTACGGCGTCGGCACCAATGTCTACACCACCGTGCTGGCCTACCGCACGGACGCCTTCAAGGGCCGCAAGGCACCGCAGTCCTGGGCCGACTTCTGGAACGTGGCGGAGTTTCCGGGACGCCGCGCCGTGCGCAAGCATCCGTTCGACACGATCGAGGAGGCCTTGATGGGCGCCGGCGTGCCGACCGCGCAGGTCTATCCCTGTGATCTCGACAAGGCGTTCGCATCGCTCGACAAGATCAAGTCGCAGGTCGCGGTGTGGTGGACCAGCGGCGCGCAGGTCGAGCAGATGCTGACCTCGGGCGAGATCGACCTGCTGCCGACCTGGGTGTCGCGTCCGCAGGCCGCGCAGGCGGCCGGCGCACCGGTCGAGATCGTCTGGAATCAGGGCATCTGGGGCGGCGACAACTGGTCGATCCTCGCCGGCACGCCGAATGCGGATGCCTGCCGCGAGTTCATCAAGTTCGCCTCCGATCCGAAGCGCCAGGCGGCGCTGATGGAGTATTTCCCCGCCGGCCTCACGCAGCCGGAGGCCTTCAACTACGTCAAGCCGGAGCTCGCCAAGAACTGTCCGACCTATCCGGACAACATCAAGGCAGGCCTGAAGATCGATGCGAAGTTCTGGTACGACAACCAGGCCGCCGTCATCGAGCGCTTCAATAGCTGGATCCTGGCTTAA